One window from the genome of Kluyveromyces marxianus DMKU3-1042 DNA, complete genome, chromosome 3 encodes:
- the UBA1 gene encoding E1 ubiquitin-activating protein UBA1, translating to MTDSKNGTGEEIDESLYSRQLYVLGKEAMLKMQHSNVLIIGLKGLGIEIAKNVVLAGVKSLTLYDPGAVTLQDLSTQFFLREEDIGQQRDKVSQGRLAELNSYVPVKVLDGLNDVSQLSEYQVVVATDTISFEEKVQLNEYTHSHGIGFISVETRGLFGGVFVDLGEEFTVIDTTGEEPKTGIVSDIESDGTVTMLDDNRHGLEDGDYVKFSEVEGLEKLNDGTPYKVEVLGPFAFKIGSVKELGTYKKGGLFTQVKMPQKLSFKSLKDTLASPEFMYSDFAKFDSTPQLHLGFQALHQFQVRHQGQLPRPFHQEDANELVKLVSDLAAQQPQVLGPEGTVNEKLITELANQARGDIPGIIAFFGGLVAQEVLKASSGKFSPIKQYLYFDSIESLPDSEQFPRNAETTKPINSRYDNQIAVFGLEFQKRIANLKVFLVGSGAIGCEMLKNWALMGLGSGPEGKIIVTDNDSIEKSNLNRQFLFRPKDVGRNKSEVAADAVTVMNPDLKGKIEPKIDKVGVETENIFDDQFWNQLDFVTNALDNVDARTYVDRRCVFYKKPLLESGTLGTKGNTQVVVPNLTESYSSSRDPPEKSIPLCTLRSFPNKIDHTIAWAKSLFQGYFSDAAENVNLYLTQPNFVEQTLKQAPDAKGILESISDCLNNRPYNFEDCVKWARLEFEKKFNHDIKQLLYNFPKDATTSNGDPFWSGPKRAPEPLEFDINNPDHFYFIVAGANLRAFNYGLKGDDGEPNLESYKAILSKIDVPEFVPRSDIKIQTNDDEPDPNANNPLGGDVLEQLAASLPDPSTLAGFHLAPAEFEKDDDTNHHIEFITAASNNRALNYSIEPADRQKTKFIAGRIIPAIATTTALVTGLVNLELYKVADGKTDIEQYKNGFVNLALPFFGFSEPIASQKGKYNDKTFDKIWDRFDIQGDIKLRDLIDHFKEKEGLEITMISYDVSLLYASFFPPKKLKDRMDLPITEVVKLVTKKEVPSHIKKMILEVCCEDNEGEDVEVPYVTVHL from the coding sequence ATGACAGACAGTAAGAATGGTACAGGCGAGGAAATCGACGAGAGCTTGTACTCTCGTCAGTTGTATGTTTTAGGTAAGGAGGCGATGTTGAAGATGCAGCACTCTAATGTTTTGATCATTGGTTTGAAGGGGCTTGGTATTGAAATTGCCAAGAATGTTGTATTGGCGGGTGTTAAGTCTCTAACGCTTTATGATCCAGGTGCTGTGACGTTGCAGGATTTGTCTACACAATTTTTTCTAAGGGAGGAAGATATTGGACAACAAAGAGACAAGGTTTCGCAGGGCCGTTTGGCGGAATTGAACTCATATGTTCCTGTGAAAGTGTTGGATGGGCTAAATGATGTGTCTCAGCTGTCTGAATACCAAGTTGTGGTTGCTACTGACACGATTTCCTTTGAGGAGAAGGTGCAATTGAACGAGTACACGCATTCGCATGGGATCGGGTTTATTTCTGTGGAGACGCGTGGGTTGTTTGGTGGAGTGTTTGTGGATTTGGGTGAGGAGTTTACTGTTATAGATACCACTGGTGAAGAGCCAAAGACGGGTATTGTTTCCGATATCGAGTCAGATGGTACCGTTACCATGTTGGACGACAATAGACATGGATTGGAAGATGGCGATTACGTGAAGTTTTCCGAAGTCGAGGGGCTTGAGAAGTTGAATGACGGCACACCTTACAAGGTTGAAGTCTTGGGTCCATTTGCATTCAAGATTGGCTCCGTTAAGGAACTGGGTACGTACAAGAAGGGCGGTTTGTTTACCCAAGTCAAGATGCCTCAAAAGTTGTCCTTCAAGTCGTTGAAGGATACGTTGGCATCCCCTGAATTTATGTATTCAGATTTTGCGAAATTCGACTCTACCCCACAGCTACACTTGGGTTTCCAAGCGTTGCACCAATTCCAAGTTAGACACCAGGGCCAACTCCCAAGACCTTTCCACCAAGAGGACGCCAATGAGTTGGTCAAGTTGGTTTCCGACTTGGCAGCACAACAACCACAGGTGCTAGGCCCAGAAGGCACTGTCAATGAGAAGTTAATCACAGAGTTGGCCAACCAGGCAAGAGGTGACATCCCCGGTATAATTGCCTTCTTCGGTGGTTTAGTCGCCCAAGAGGTCCTAAAGGCATCTTCAGGTAAGTTTAGCCCTATCAAGCAATATTTGTACTTCGACTCCATCGAGTCTTTACCAGATTCCGAACAGTTCCCAAGAAACGCTGAAACTACAAAACCAATCAATTCTCGTTACGACAACCAAATCGCCGTTTTCGGTCTAGAATtccaaaagagaattgCCAACTTGAAAGTATTCTTAGTTGGTTCCGGTGCCATTGGTTGtgaaatgttgaagaactgGGCTCTAATGGGTCTAGGTTCTGGCCCAGAGGGTAAGATCATCGTTACGGACAATGACTCCATCGAAAAATCAAACTTGAACCGTCAATTCTTGTTCAGACCAAAAGATGTAGGTAGAAACAAATCAGAAGTTGCCGCTGACGCGGTTACTGTCATGAACCCTGACTTGAAGGGAAAGATTGAACCAAAGATTGATAAGGTCGGTGTAGAAACCGAAAATATCTTTGATGATCAATTCTGGAACCAGCTAGATTTCGTCACAAACGCATTGGACAACGTGGACGCTCGTACTTACGTGGATCGTCGTTGTGTCTTTTACAAGAAGCCTTTGCTAGAATCAGGTACATTGGGTACCAAGGGTAACACCCAAGTTGTTGTTCCAAACTTGACAGAATCTTACTCTTCGTCAAGAGATCCTCCAGAGAAGTCTATTCCATTGTGTACCTTGCGTTCTTTCCCTAACAAGATTGACCACACTATTGCATGGGCTAAGTCATTGTTCCAAGGCTACTTCTCTGATGCGGCAGAAAACGTTAACCTATATTTAACCCAACCAAACTTTGTCGAACAAACTTTGAAACAAGCTCCAGATGCCAAGGGTATCTTGGAATCTATTAGCGATTGTTTGAACAACAGGCCATACAACTTTGAAGATTGTGTCAAGTGGGCAAGATTGGAATTcgaaaagaagttcaacCACGATATCAAACAACTTCTATATAACTTCCCTAAGGATGCTACCACTTCTAACGGAGACCCATTCTGGTCAGGCCCAAAGCGTGCGCCTGAACCATTGGAGTTCGACATCAACAACCCTGATCACttttatttcattgttGCAGGTGCTAATTTGCGTGCCTTCAACTACGGTCTAAAGGGCGACGACGGTGAACCAAACTTGGAATCGTACAAGGCCATCCTTTCCAAGATTGATGTGCCAGAGTTTGTGCCAAGATCGGACATCAAGATTCAAACTAATGACGATGAACCAGATCCAAATGCCAACAACCCTCTAGGAGGCGACGTCTTGGAGCAACTAGCGGCCTCGTTACCAGACCCATCTACCTTAGCCGGTTTCCATCTTGCACCAGCTGAATTCGAAAAGGACGATGACACTAATCACCATATCGAATTCATCACTGCAGCATCGAATAACCGTGCTTTGAACTACTCGATTGAGCCTGCTGACCGTCAAAAGACTAAATTCATTGCTGGTCGTATCATTCCAGCGATAGCCACTACTACAGCATTAGTCACAGGTTTGGTAAACCTAGAACTATACAAGGTTGCCGATGGCAAAACCGATATTGAACAGTATAAGAATGGTTTCGTAAACCTTGCGCTCCCATTCTTTGGTTTCTCGGAACCAATTGCTTCTCAAAAGGGCAAATACAACGACAAGACTTTCGATAAGATTTGGGATAGATTTGACATTCAAGGGGACATCAAATTGAGGGATCTAATCGACcacttcaaagaaaaggaaggatTAGAGATTACAATGATATCTTACGATGTCTCCTTGCTTTATGCATCATTTTTCCCTCCaaagaaattaaaggaTAGAATGGACTTACCAATCACAGAGGTTGTTAAACTAGTTACAAAGAAGGAGGTTCCAAGTCacatcaagaagatgatcTTGGAAGTCTGCTGCGAAGATAACGAAGGTGAAGATGTGGAAGTTCCATATGTCACTGTCCATTTGTAA
- the STE6 gene encoding ATP-binding cassette a-factor transporter STE6 has product MLSCCLWKRQTNKQSINQKDMRSLYSNLRLRDDWLLLIVTIFTTIGNGLVPAATSILTGRVFGLLHSLNSNTYASKSDFIHELTLRAFSIAAVAACVIPISWISLTCWMCVGERQGFRIRKSLVRFYFNRNLQWYDKNETLEGDFIQLNRCVEEVRAGSAESSAIIFQNVTSIIALIVTSMYYSWSLTLIILCSTPVLAVLATFFSYNVEKFAKLENEASAQASLVLSWSLNAFQMIRLFNTAHFEETRFERLALKCNKYFIKSCLFSALNASTLRFLTLCMFVQGFWFGNTQVRKGNLNAGDVITCFSSCLQLGSCLSSTLQQLVTLQKGKVAMEKIQGQLSDQDAMKDDSSALGWEKRESIISSTSSLGLAPSLYKGDIKVRNVSFAYPTRPDDYVLKDVSLDIKEGSTTFIVGRSGSGKSTLANLLLKMYSNYSGSIELGGYNLQGLDDSWILEQFTLVEQRCTLFNRTLKENITIVDRNATDEMVKQACQFALLSSLLIDLPDGIDTLLGRHGVTLSGGQQQRVALARSYIRNTPILILDEAMSALDISSRNLMIEAFRYWRKGKTTIILTHEYSQIRDDEFVYLMREGRVIESGLKSSLLEDQDSNFSQLYHLQDNALEESTMVESVVPYSPDKTKYDMGTVSRFSKFFFDGGVVDTQAQTDSFTKRLGFKNGQVRVKPDSIEKALQSDNIEDLERQERPRPMALTAILKKMNKTIPHRRYLVLGLFFSVIAGVANPMFSYIFSKLLTGIVPKGTAHSSSSYYLMKWSVIVMSIAAIDGISTFLKDFILGYCSEIWILRLRIMAMHKITRKPLNWFTFSVNNSSELNSLMMNDLRDLRGLASEFLSAITTLICVAAVGLTWALISGWKLSLVCFSLIPVFILFSGIYGSLLQMYESAYKTEIAELETRIHEVVTSMKTIKTLSLQQQFEDEIVTQRTKVKIVSKKRSVAVGFGIAITNALALVVQAILYYYGIKLVINGDYSVSKMFQTFTLLLFSIMTCVSLINQVPEISRGQRAATYIFKVLEESEHDETYNLVQSGRPAYYLNPVYGNTVEVKHLSFAYPNSPSQKVFKSLNFHVQTNETVGIIGESGSGKSTLALLLTRLYPVPNGKINIGIDDINDWDEHSLRRTIVIVEQKTNFFDGTLRENLVYGLKAHVTDSELLSVLQLVDLKMLVENLPEYLDTRIHTGLLSGGQAQRLSIARALLRKPKIIILDECTSALDAANSFAIAEVIKSVMKNITVIIITHSQQMMQICDRLLVLRKGKICEEGSYADLYNRRGEMYRIVASASM; this is encoded by the coding sequence ATGCTTTCCTGTTGTTTATGGAAAAGgcaaacaaacaaacaatcaatcaatcagAAAGACATGCGTTCTCTATATAGTAATTTGAGACTGAGAGACGATTGGTTACTGCTAATTGTTACTATTTTCACTACTATTGGGAATGGATTGGTTCCTGCCGCTACATCTATTTTGACTGGTAGGGTGTTTGGTCTACTTCATTCTCTAAATTCAAATACATATGCCTCCAAGTCGGATTTCATCCATGAATTAACACTGAGAGCTTTCTCTATTGCAGCTGTAGCGGCTTGTGTGATACCCATTTCATGGATTTCGCTTACGTGCTGGATGTGTGTTGGCGAGAGGCAGGGGTTCCGGATTAGAAAGTCGCTGGTACGGTTCTACTTCAACCGGAATTTACAGTGGTATGACAAAAACGAGACCTTAGAAGGCGATTTCATTCAGCTCAATCGGTGCGTAGAAGAAGTTAGAGCTGGATCAGCAGAATCGTCTGCgataatttttcaaaacgTCACGTCTATCATTGCGTTGATCGTAACATCAATGTACTATTCGTGGTCTTTAACGCTCATTATACTGTGCAGTACGCCAGTACTGGCCGTACTGGctactttcttctcttatAACGTGGAAAAGTTTGCAAAGCTGGAGAATGAGGCCTCTGCACAGGCATCTTTGGTTCTATCTTGGTCGTTGAACGCGTTCCAAATGATTAGACTTTTCAATACTGCccattttgaagaaactagGTTTGAAAGATTGGCATTGAAATGCAACAAGTATTTCATCAAGTCGTGTTTGTTTTCTGCTCTGAATGCGTCTACGTTAAGGTTCCTAACATTATGCATGTTCGTTCAGGGTTTTTGGTTCGGAAATACGCAAGTCAGAAAGGGAAATCTAAATGCAGGAGATGTGATTACatgtttctcttcttgtctGCAGCTTGGTTCGTGTTTATCCAGTACCCTGCAACAGCTAGTTACATTGCAAAAGGGTAAAGTGGCTATGGAGAAGATTCAAGGACAACTCTCTGATCAAGATGCTATGAAAGATGATTCCTCAGCCTTGGGATGGGAAAAAAGGGAGTCAATAATATCTTCCACTTCCTCTTTAGGCTTGGCACCTTCCTTGTATAAGGGAGATATTAAGGTCAGAAACGTTTCTTTCGCATATCCTACAAGACCCGATGATTACGTATTAAAGGATGTTTCGTTAGACATAAAAGAAGGAAGTACTACGTTTATTGTAGGCAGATCAGGCTCAGGGAAATCTACACTAGCCAACTTGTTACTTAAGATGTATAGTAACTATTCCGGAAGCATCGAATTAGGAGGCTACAACTTGCAGGGGCTAGACGATTCATGGATCTTGGAGCAGTTTACCCTAGTAGAGCAGAGATGTACTCTTTTCAACCGTACTctgaaagaaaatataacTATTGTAGATCGGAACGCTACTGATGAAATGGTTAAACAAGCTTGCCAGTTTGCACTGTTATCCTCTTTGTTGATTGATTTACCAGATGGTATAGATACATTGTTGGGAAGGCATGGGGTAACATTGAGTGGCGGGCAGCAACAAAGAGTTGCTCTCGCCAGGTCCTATATCAGAAATACACCTATCCTAATTCTTGATGAAGCCATGAGTGCCTTAGATATATCATCTAGGAATCTAATGATAGAGGCTTTCCGTTATTGGAGAAAGGGTAAAACTACTATAATTTTAACTCATGAATACAGTCAAATAAGGGATGACGAGTTTGTGTATTTGATGAGGGAGGGAAGAGTAATTGAAAGTGGTTTGAAAAGCTCTTTGTTAGAAGATCAGGATTCAAACTTTTCTCAACTTTATCACTTACAAGATAATGCATTGGAGGAGTCTACCATGGTTGAAAGCGTGGTGCCATACTCCCCCGATAAAACAAAGTACGACATGGGAACAGTGTCAAgattttcaaagtttttttttgatggAGGTGTCGTAGATACCCAAGCCCAAACAGATAGCTTCACCAAAAGACTAGGTTTTAAAAATGGCCAAGTAAGAGTTAAGCCCGACAGTATTGAAAAGGCTTTGCAAAGTGATAACATAGAAGATCTGGAAAGGCAAGAAAGGCCTCGGCCAATGGCTTTGACAGCGattctaaaaaaaatgaataagACAATTCCACACCGAAGATATTTGGTATTAGGgttgttcttttctgtaATTGCTGGGGTTGCAAATCCAATGTTCTCCTATATATTCTCAAAACTCCTGACGGGAATTGTTCCAAAGGGAACTGCGCACTCCAGTTCTTCatattatttgatgaaatggTCGGTCATTGTCATGAGTATTGCAGCCATTGATGGTATATCAACTTTTCTCAAGGACTTCATCCTAGGGTATTGCAGTGAAATATGGATTTTGAGACTAAGAATTATGGCAATGCACAAAATCACAAGGAAGCCATTGAATTGGTTCACTTTCTCTGTGAATAATTCATCTGAATTGAATTCGCTTATGATGAACGATCTAAGAGATTTGAGGGGGCTTGCTTCTGAATTTTTGAGTGCAATAACAACCTTGATATGTGTTGCCGCAGTAGGACTCACATGGGCTTTAATATCAGGCTGGAAGTTATCTCTTGtttgcttttctttgatcCCTGTATTCATCTTATTCTCAGGTATTTACGGGTCGTTGTTGCAAATGTATGAATCGGCTTACAAGACAGAAATAGCTGAATTGGAAACTAGAATCCATGAAGTTGTTACTTCGATGAAGACGATAAAAACCCTATCactacaacaacaatttgAAGACGAGATTGTTACTCAACGAACTAAAGTCAAAATTGTATCCAAAAAGAGATCTGTAGCGGTAGGTTTTGGGATTGCAATAACCAACGCACTTGCGTTAGTTGTTCAGGCTATTCTATACTACTATGGAATAAAGTTAGTAATCAATGGAGACTATTCTGTCTCGAAAATGTTCCAAACATTTACACTGCTATTATTCTCCATTATGACATGTGTTTCGTTGATAAACCAAGTTCCTGAGATTAGCAGAGGGCAAAGAGCAGCAACGTATATTTTCAAGGTTTTGGAAGAGTCGGAACATGATGAAACATACAACCTTGTACAATCAGGAAGACCAGCTTACTACTTAAATCCGGTATATGGAAACACAGTTGAGGTAAAACACCTATCATTTGCTTATCCAAACTCGCCTTCGCAAAAGGTGTTCAAATCACTAAATTTTCACGTTCAGACAAATGAAACTGTAGGAATTATTGGTGAATCTGGATCAGGAAAATCAACACTAGCTTTATTATTAACCCGACTTTATCCTGTACCTAATGGTAAGATTAACATCGGTATTGATGATATAAATGACTGGGATGAACACTCTTTAAGAAGGACAATTGTAATTGTGGAACAAAAGACAAATTTCTTTGACGGCACTCTAAGGGAGAACTTAGTATACGGTCTCAAGGCTCACGTTACTGATTCAGAGCTTCTTTCAGTATTGCAACTTGTGGATCTTAAAATGCTTGTAGAAAACTTACCTGAATATCTTGACACAAGAATTCACACAGGACTTTTGTCCGGTGGTCAAGCTCAACGACTTTCCATCGCTAGGGCATTGTTACGCAAACCAAAGATTATCATCTTGGATGAGTGTACATCTGCATTAGATGCGGCAAACTCTTTCGCCATCGCAGAAGTTATTAAGAGTGTAATGAAGAACATAACAGTAATAATCATTACACATTCCCAGCAAATGATGCAAATATGCGATAGATTGCTAGTCTTAAGAAAAGGTAAGATATGTGAAGAAGGTTCATATGCTGACCTTTATAATCGCAGAGGAGAGATGTATAGAATAGTTGCTAGCGCCAGCATGTGA
- the OPI3 gene encoding bifunctional phosphatidyl-N-methylethanolamine N-methyltransferase/phosphatidyl-N-dimethylethanolamine N-methyltransferase, producing the protein MSISKYVSDQASLLQDFCDEVVTLTDFDNKKYRIALGLIAFNPIFWNVVARLEHSTHFLTKLAGSAKRGCYLLAATIFSLGIVRDYFYEAALREQGVSAMLSAPLFKYIGMAYIGLGQLLVLTSMYQLGITGTYLGDYFGILMDHRVTSFPFNYFNNPMYQGSTSSFLGYALYHGKPAGLVAALLVHVMYSIALKFEEPFTAKIYEARASEEAKKQN; encoded by the coding sequence ATGAGTATTAGTAAGTACGTTTCGGATCAAGCGTCATTATTGCAGGATTTCTGCGATGAGGTTGTGACATTGACTGATTTCGacaacaagaaatacaGGATTGCATTGGGTCTAATTGCATTCAATCCTATTTTCTGGAACGTTGTTGCCAGATTGGAGCACAGCACTCACTTTTTGACGAAGCTTGCGGGGTCAGCTAAGAGAGGATGCTATTTGCTAGCTGCTAcgattttttctttggggATTGTGAGAGACTACTTCTACGAGGCAGCATTGCGTGAGCAAGGCGTGAGTGCGATGCTTTCTGCTCCTCTTTTCAAGTACATTGGTATGGCTTACATTGGTCTAGGCCAGTTGCTAGTGTTGACTTCTATGTACCAATTGGGGATCACGGGTACATATTTGGGGGACTATTTCGGTATTTTGATGGACCACCGTGTGACCAGTTTCCCATTCAATTACTTCAACAACCCAATGTACCAGGGTTCCACATCCTCTTTCCTTGGGTACGCCTTGTACCACGGGAAGCCTGCCGGGTTGGTTGCAGCCTTGCTTGTGCACGTGATGTACTCCATTGCTTTGAAGTTTGAGGAGCCTTTCACTGCTAAGATTTACGAGGCTCGTGCTTCAGAAGAGGCCAAGAAACAGAACTGA
- a CDS encoding UDP-N-acetylenolpyruvoylglucosamine reductase produces the protein MKSTLLTGVRRYSSFRLQGPRMICMPKNTEGKQTQVNNSDVNEELEGMLRRRLQVAYTNSLKEKNSFLLLQYNGPEDKRKYDTMKAVRELKKDYRESKFFPPLTFQENEFNSCFQKPVIQGQPDSEHFACLLDIKNANGLDTLLRRVTDVNCFAKVIGVKINNKRGLISLQMLKPFLDELSTKYTSYDYESLLKIAKIEQLPRNVHMYKLLSIFGKYGTVHPTIIEDQSTAESRWLILSK, from the coding sequence ATGAAAAGTACACTGTTAACAGGAGTGCGTCGGTACAGTAGCTTTAGATTGCAAGGACCGAGAATGATATGTATGCCAAAAAATACAGAAGGAAAGCAGACTCAAGTAAATAATAGTGATGTaaatgaagaattggaGGGTATGTTGAGGAGAAGATTGCAGGTAGCATACACGAATAgtttaaaagagaaaaatagtTTTCTGCTTTTACAATATAATGGGCCAGAGGATAAAAGAAAGTATGACACTATGAAAGCGGTGCGAGAACTAAAGAAAGATTATCGTGAAAGCAAGTTTTTCCCGCCACTAACATTCCAGGAAAATGAGTTTAATTCGTGCTTTCAGAAACCAGTAATTCAAGGACAACCAGACTCAGAGCATTTTGCATGTCTTCTAGATATAAAAAATGCTAATGGGTTGGATACTCTTCTCCGGAGGGTCACCGATGTGAACTGCTTTGCCAAAGTTATCGGTGTGAAgatcaataataaaaggGGTCTCATATCACTACAGATGCTCAAACCATTTTTAGATGAACTCTCTACGAAATATACTAGCTATGATTACGAGAGTCTATTGAAGATCGCGAAGATCGAGCAGCTACCCAGAAACGTGCATATGTACAAGCTACTCAGCATATTTGGCAAATACGGAACGGTTCATCCAACTATTATAGAAGACCAAAGTACAGCGGAATCACGCTGGCTTATCCTCTCTAAATGA
- the mug157 gene encoding glycoside hydrolase family 125 protein, whose translation MFNRRLRSVSRLTAVLGFVTVFLSLKYLLFPDNGDNEYIVATQTAQLVQSSDMDGSRKLEKTNSHKYEDHVRSCPEYASYAAVPHFKLDDDLNTALPFQRPPSNCRTFRSKLVDAFIEQMKLKLKDQNLARLFENTFPNTLDTTILYHVTGEQNKRLQNHGLMEYKYRNEHPETFIVTGDIHAEWLRDSAWQLSVYQPFIKYDESLRELIRGAINTQSQLILSNAYCNAFHPPHYTRIRRAQGHIDDVFPRPNWRQVFECKYEIDSLASFFTLSRQYYENSPKEKRLDFITDDWLFAVTQVLTVLGRESVSTFDESGNINKFYYTFKRNTNVASETLPLAGTGNPVNMNTGLVRSAFRPSDDSTIFQFFIPGNAHMAAELEHIISILKEYSEIADEREITVLLPKIIKGCEKFVTSIRKGIQEHAIVDHATFGKVYAYEVDGYGGHVLMDDANIPSLLSLPDLGFVSADDPVYQNTRKMILSPEGNPYFIKGKYFQGIGGPHVGLHNPWPLSLIVKIRSSNDETEIMEALKLLMETSTELGLIHETVNGFVPGGHVYTRSWFAWANSEFAKTILHIAETKPWLILKDYRQGDKFSLQEFIKSLSSSTL comes from the coding sequence ATGTTTAACCGACGTTTGAGGAGTGTAAGCAGACTGACCGCTGTCCTTGGATTTGTAAcggtttttctttcccttaAATACCTACTATTTCCAGACAATGGGGACAATGAATACATCGTTGCTACACAGACAGCGCAATTGGTGCAGTCGTCTGATATGGATGGTTCCAGGAAACTTGAAAAGACAAACTCACACAAGTATGAGGATCACGTTAGAAGCTGTCCAGAATATGCCAGCTATGCAGCTGTCCCTCATTTCAAGTTAGATGATGATCTGAATACCGCATTACCTTTCCAAAGACCTCCAAGCAACTGTCGTACTTTCCGCTCCAAATTAGTAGATGCATTTATCGAACAGATGAAACTGAAATTGAAAGACCAAAACTTGGCTAGACTCTTTGAGAATACTTTCCCCAATACCTTAGATACAACTATATTATACCATGTCACAGGAGAGCAAAATAAGAGACTACAAAATCATGGCCTTATGGAATATAAATATAGGAACGAGCATCCAGAAACCTTCATTGTCACTGGTGATATCCATGCTGAATGGTTGAGGGATTCTGCTTGGCAACTATCTGTATACCAGCCATTCATCAAATACGACGAATCTCTTCGAGAACTAATAAGAGGAGCAATCAACACCCAATCGCAGCTGATTCTTTCTAATGCATACTGCAATGCCTTCCATCCACCTCATTATACTAGGATCAGAAGGGCACAGGGGCACATTGATGACGTTTTTCCTCGTCCAAACTGGAGGCAAGTATTCGAGTGCAAATACGAGATTGATTCTTTGGCATCGTTCTTCACTTTATCCAGACAATACTATGAGAATAGCCccaaagagaagagacTTGATTTCATCACAGACGATTGGCTTTTCGCAGTGACACAGGTCTTGACTGTCCTGGGAAGAGAGTCTGTTTCAACTTTCGACGAGTCAGGTAACATCAATAAGTTTTATTATACTTTCAAGAGGAATACAAATGTCGCTTCAGAAACACTACCACTTGCAGGAACCGGAAACCCGGTGAACATGAATACTGGATTAGTAAGGTCTGCATTTAGACCAAGCGACGACTCGACtatctttcaatttttcatcCCAGGAAATGCCCACATGGCCGCAGAACTTGAACATATAATCTCAATACTGAAGGAATATTCCGAAATAGCTGATGAACGCGAGATCACTGTGCTCTTACCTAAAATAATAAAGGGATGCGAGAAGTTTGTGACTTCCATTCGTAAAGGTATCCAGGAACACGCCATTGTAGATCATGCAACTTTCGGCAAGGTTTATGCATACGAAGTCGATGGCTATGGTGGACATGTGTTGATGGATGATGCAAATATCCCTTCCCTACTCTCACTACCAGATTTGGGCTTTGTTTCGGCTGACGACCCAGTGTATCAGAACACAAGAAAGATGATTTTATCGCCAGAAGGGAATCCCTATTTCATCAAAGGGAAATATTTCCAAGGTATAGGAGGACCACATGTGGGACTACACAATCCATGGCCACTATCCCTAATTGTCAAAATTAGAAGCTCTAATGACGAAACAGAAATCATGGAAGCCTTGAAACTGCTCATGGAAACATCGACCGAATTAGGTTTAATTCACGAAACTGTCAATGGCTTTGTCCCTGGTGGACATGTCTACACAAGATCGTGGTTCGCCTGGGCAAACTCAGAGTTTGCGAAGACGATACTCCATATagcagaaacaaaaccatGGCTCATACTAAAGGACTACAGACAAGGAGATAAATTCAGTCTTCAAGAATTCATTAAATCTCTGTCCTCATCCACCCTATAG